The sequence GATCCTTCAGTTCACCGCGCCATTTGTGGAGCTTAGCGAAGGGACAGCATGATTGGGCGGCGCATTCTTGTGATCGACGATGACGCCGCAATGCGGGACTCGCTCGCGTTTCTTCTTGATGTTAACGGTTTCTACGTAGCAACCTATGAGACGGCGACCGCGTTTCTTAATGACGTCGCGAGCGGTCCAGTTGATTGCATTGTGTCGGACATCCGCATGCCGGGTATGAGCGGTCTCGAGCTAGTCGGTAAAGTGAAGGCCAATCGCGTCAACTGCCCCGTCGTCTTAATAACTGGTCATAGCGACGTATCGCTCGCAGTCGAAGCGATGAAAGCGGGTGCGGTCGACTTCCTCGAGAAGCCGTTCGTGGAGGAGGTGCTATTGCGTGCGATCAATAGTGCTTTGGAAGCGCGGCCAACAAAACCAGCCGATGACGCAGCAAAACTCCAGGCGGAAGCCCGCCTCGCGGGCCTCTCGTCGCGCGAGCGTGACGTCCTGCAGGGACTATTAGCCGGCAAGATTAACAAGGTGATCGCCCATGATCTCGGCATCAGTCCCAGGACAGTCGAGGTTTACCGTGCAAACCTCATGGCCAAGACAAGTGTCCGCAGCATGTCCGAGTTGATGCGGATCGCCATTACGGCGGGACTCTAGCACCAGCGCAATGGCGCGAATGGCTTATTCATGCATTCAAGCTGCGCACTCCAGACCACGAACCGACGGTTTTCAGGCGCACCGCACCGAGCGGGCCATGTTTTCGATGACGGCTACCTATGCAGCACACGCTGCTGGTTTCTTGAATCACGACCGCACATGAAGCAGATCAATTACGTCGGCCCACATTTGTGCTCCGATATACAGCAGGTCTGTCACCCCGGAGAACGGGGGCTACGACAGCGTATCGCATGATCATCGAGCGCGTCGACCACGTCGGTCAGCGTACATCGATCGGGATGCCGTCAATATCTGCCTGGTCACCTCCGCGGCCGACCGATGCTGACGGGGATCAGAGCCAAGGCGCCCGAACAAGACTTCCCGCGGCAAGCCGAAAGTGGCGGTGGACGACAACTTTTCGGCTGGCTGGAGCTCTTCACGGGTGCGGCCGTGCGCTTCCGACTGCTTCCATGGACGCGGCCGAGGAAGCCAGCATGCAGCTTTCTAATCCGGTTTGGCCATGTTTGAGCAAAAGGGATCCCGCCGCCCCCATTCAAGACCGCCCTGCTCATGGCACTGACGGGTAAATACTTAAGGACTTCTACCTAGGGAAAACATCCAAATTTTCGAGTTCGTCAGGAGCAGCCAATCTGCGTCCCATCGATGTCCGCAAAATAGGGTCCGCCATGCACGCCCAGCCCGCAAATTTACCGATACCAGCCGTTATCCGACCAGCGTCTTGCGCGGGCAACCTCAACACTTCGGCTAAGTTGATTTACGTCAGCTCAAATTCAAAGCGCGCTGCGTTTTTGCGTCGAACAGCGCAGAAAATTGCGGCGTAGCGAAGGACACCGAATTCGGCTTGGGCGATCTTGTAAGTGGCAGAAACGCTTCCGGCCTACATTGTGCCTCCAGGAGCACCGGAATGATCATCGACCTTTTGCTTCGAGAGCATCGCAACATTGAGCTGCTTCTGGCCGCTCTTCAACGCGAATTGGAGATTTTTGAGAGAGGGGTTCGTCCCGATTATGAGGTCATTCGCGCGATTATCAGCTATTTCGAGGTTTACCCCGAGCTGTACCATCATCCACAAGAAGACTTGATTTTTTTCAAGCTCAAGGCTCGCGATCCGGATGCAGCTGCAATCGTCGGCGATCTCGCGCTTGAACACCAGGAAGTGGTCGACCGTTTGCACCACTTCGCGCGAGCTATTGACGCCATCCTCGCGGATCGTGAACTCTTTCGGCAAGACGTCGGCGATATCATACGCGACTTTATAGTACGCGAGCGGCGCCACATGATGTGGGAAGAACGAGATTTCTTTCCGGCCGCACTGAAGGCTCTCTCGGCACAGGAATGGACCCAAATCGCTTCCGCCGTCACCGATGATGGAGATCCCCTGTTCAGCGAGACAGCGGCAGCCACTTCCGACGCGCTAAGAGCGCATATTCTGCAATTGGAGCAAGAAGCTGAGGCCGAACGGAGCTCGGTCGCGTTTTCGTCCGCCAAGGCCGGCAACCCGTGACACGGCGCCGAGACGTAGGGGCCGTATTGATCGGCGCCGTCTTACAGCAGGAATTAGACCTCATGCTCATCATGTCGAAATGAAAATGGGGTGTTCGCGGGCACGTAGCCTGCTGCACCGCCAAAATGGCTTTCTGCGCACGATGATCGCTTCCGGTGCCAACGGCATGGCTGAGCCTTCCTGAGCCCTGGTTCCGGCACGTTCCACAATGTGATGTCGCAGGTCTGGCAGTTGCGCAGTGACATCGCGAAACGGATGCCTCTCATGTCCGCCGCCCCACAACGACGGACGATTTCCGCCGCGCGGGTGGGGCGAAGCACTCCCACTCTTTGCCAGCCTGGCACGCTCTGAATGATCCGACCGCGGCCGGTTCGACCCACAGCACGCCAATTGCCAGGCACTGCTCGCCCGGGTACGTTTAGCACGAACGGCAAGGCGCTGGACGACGTCAGGTCTAACTCTGCGCCGAGTCGTGTCGGATCGGAGATCGCCATCATTCAACTGGCCTGTGCTGAGGGCAGGACCACGCTCACGGCTGAGGAGCACCCTGTCGGCACCAGTGCCATCTTCAAGCTCGTGACATCCTCCGCGTGGTTCGCTCATAGACTCTCAAACAGAGGCCCAAGACGAAACCCGACTATCGGGTGGGACTGGTCGACCAAGGACTACCTTAAGCAGGGTTCAATCAATAGCAACCGCTCATGCATTGTCTACGCTTGCAAGATCCTTGGAGCCGGGTTTTTCGTATCGTCGCGCTGATCGAGCATAAGGTTTCCAAGCAGGAAAGCGCACCGAGTTTGCGGCTCGTCGCTGCGGTGACCGCCCGGCATCACCGTCCCTCGTCGCCGTCGTAATCGTTGCCGACGTGCTCTTGAGCGACAAACCTTGGTGTAACTTTATAAACCTCAGGCTAACGGTCGCATACCACGGCATAATTGAGCTCCGCTGAGCTTGTGCTTCAACTGAGCTCAGATTTTCGGCGAATGTCCTTGCCGTGATCGAACCGGCGGTTGACCTCTCTCTGCCGATGGAAGTCCGCGCGATGCGTCAGCGTCGCTCCTCCCAGACTTTCGCCCGGCCCGCTAAGCGGGGCCGGGCTTTTTTTGTATTCCCAAGGCTCCATCGATCATCGACAGCGCAAATGACCGCAAGAGGATCCGCTTTGTCGAGAAGCGACCCAAGCCCGGATCAACGGCCTTGCAGATCGAATGCAGCGCGCAGTTGGCGGGCGGCAGCGACCATGTTCGCTAGCGCCGGCCGCACTTCCTCCCATTTGCGCGTCTTCAGGCCGCAGTCCGGATTGACCCAGAGCTGCGAATCCTGGAGCCGGGTCTGAGCCAACGCCATCAGTTCCTTCATTTCGCCCGCCTCGGGAACGCGTGGGGAGTGGATGTCGTACACGCCCGGCCCGATCTGATTTGGATATTCGTAGTTCCTGAACGCGTCGAGTAGTTCCATTTTCGAACGCGACGTCTCGATCGAGATGACATCTGCGTCCATTGCAGCGATCGCACCGATGATGTCGTTGAACTCCGAGTAGCACATATGTGTATGAATTTGTGTTTCGTCGGCGACACCCGATGAGCAGATGCTGAAGCAATCCACGGCCCAGTCGAGATAGGCCGTCCACTCCGATCGACGCAACGGCATTCCTTCGCGCAGTGCGGCTTCGTCGATCTGGATCATTGTCGCACCAGCATTCTCGAGATCGCGGACTTCGTCTCGGATCGCGAGCGCAATCTGGCGGCAGACCTCGCTTCTGGGAATATCATCGCGAACGAAGGACCAGTTCAAGATCGTCACCGGTCCGGTCAACATAGCCTTCATCGGCTTCCTCGTTAGTGATTGCGCGTAGCGCCACCAGTCCACGGTGATAGGCTTCGGCCGCACCACATCGCCAAACAGGATCGGTGGCCTGACGCAGCGCGAGCCGTACGACTGCACCCATCCGTTCCTGGTAAATGCGAAGCCGGCGAGGTGCTCGCCGAAGTACTGCACCATGTCATTGCGCTCGAACTCGCCGTGCACGAGGACGTCGAGACCGATGTCCTCCTGCCAACGTACGGCGCGCGCAGTCTCCTCCTTGAGGAACCTGTCGTATTGCTCGTCACTTATCGCGCCTCGCGCATGCGCCGCACGGGCATTCCGGACCTCTGTGGTCTGCGGAAACGATCCGATGGTCGTGGTAGGAAAAGCCGGTAGTCCGAAACGATTGCTTTGGATCTCGGCACGACGGGCAAATGGGCTCGCCCGTCGACGCATGGTCTGATCGATCGCTTTCATCCGGACAGCGACATTGGCATCACGGATTTTCGGCGAAGTCCGGCGAACAGTCGCGGCACATTCCGACTCGGCAAGAGCTGGCGCAACATTCTGGTCGCCTGCGAGTGCCCGCGCCAGGATCGCAAGCTCCCGCATCTTCTGGACCGCGAAAGCAAGCCAGCTCTTGACGTCGGAAGCGAGCCCGGTTTCGAGTTCAACATCGACCGGCACATGAAGTAGCGAGCAGGATGGGGCAATCTGTACACGGTCCTTGCCGAGCTTCGCAATCGCGGGTTCGAGCCGCTGGCGCAGCGACGACAAATTCGACCGCCATACATTCCGGCCGTCGACGACACCGAGCGACATGACGAGATCACTTCGGCCGCCAGCGCTGATCTGGTCCAACAACTGTGGCGCTCGAACTAGGTCGAGGTGTAGTCCGGCAACTGGCAGGCTCAACGCGGTGTTCAGATTGTCCCCGAGGTCGCCGAAATAGCTGGCAACTAAGATCTTGATGGCCGGCACCTCCTTGGCGAGCCGATCATAGGCATGTCGCAAAGATTGCCGCCCCCTTTCATCCAGATCAAGAACCAGGCAGGGCTCGTCGAACTGAACCCAATTTGCCCCACGTTTGCCCAATTCCTGCAGAACCTCGATATAGGCCTGTATCAGTTCATCCAGTAGTGAAAGTGGCTGGAACGCAGGATCGGGACTCTTGCCGAGCTTTAGGAATGTGACCGGCCCGATCAGGACAGGGCGGGTTTGGAAGCCAAGGGCCTTGGCTTCCTCATACTCCTCGATCGGCTTGCGAGAGCATAGCCTGAAAGTCTGCCCCCTGTGAAACTCCGGGACCATGTAGTGGTAGTTGGTGTCGAACCACTTAGTCATCTCCTGCGCGGGTGCGCCAAATCCGCGCGGTCCGTGACCGCAATTCGCATCCCGATCGTCGCATTGTGATCCGCGGGCCATGGCGAAGTACGTCTTGAGCGAAACGGATTCGGCTTTCGAGGCGTAGATCTCCGGGATGGCGCCAACCATGACACTCGTGTCGAGCACCTGATCATACAGCGAGAAATCGTTCGATGGAATGACTGTGACGCCGATAGATTTCTGTCGAGCCCAGTTCGCGGCACGCAAGCCAGCTGCGTCCTCGAGCAACTGCTGTTCGCTGCTTTTTCCGGCCCAGTAGCTTTCTAGAGCGAGCTTGAGCTCCCGCCTTGGACCGATGCGTGGCGTTCCGAGCGTAGCAACCGGAAGGGAGAGAAGAGACATAGCGTTAACCCCATGTTGGGGGCAAAGGCCATGGCGGACGCAGGCAGGGGAAGTCGCGCGGTGCGACGGCTGCTTGGCGCACCACCGGGACACCCCGCCCGTGGACGAATATATTGTCGGGGCAGGTCTCCTGGCTCGCGGGTCATCGCTTCTGTCCGGCCTTCCCGAAGCCGCGCAGGCTTCAGTGACATCGTTGGACAGCGGCTTGCCGCTCACAGTTGCGGGGGCAGCGCCGGCATTGTCACCGGCTTCCCTCTTAGCTCCGGCAAGTGGAAACCGGAGAACCTCGACGGCTTGGAATATCGGCAAGAGAAGTCTTCCGTCAACCTCTCAGATTATGTCTCAAGCTGAGCTGCGACATCTGCGACGCGAATGACCATGCATCTCTATGGTTCAGATGATGTAGAAGCGCTCTCAATCGGCCATATCGGAATGACCATCGCAGCTGCCCGCGGGCCGCATGGCAGATCGGTGGCAGGGACAAATGCGGCTTGCGCAGTCGGGACTGCTGCCTCGAGCCGAACGCATCTGTTGCGAGTCCCGGCTTCCGATGGCAACGATACCGAACTAAACGGTCGCGTGACGAGGATGCATAAGCCGCGCTGGATAGCGCTGAACGGAAACATCGAGACATGGGCCAGTCGGAAAGTCGACAAAGAGAACACAAAAGCGGTGTGAATTGCAGTCCATTACCTGGCACGAAGGATGCAAGTCTTCGGCATACCCAGTCTTCTCCTTCTGGGCATGTCCAGCACAGCAAATTGAGGCTGTCGCCGGCAGCGAAGTTAGCGGCGCGTGACATAGAGGGGAGCCCTGCTCGCACGGGACACCATCGCTCTCCCCGTCGCGTCGCCGCTAACTTCTTGCGCTCGCGCATACTGGTTGAAGGTTGCCCGCTTTAGAACGACGTGTGGATGAAACCAGATAGGCCGACAGTTATGAGAAAAATCTCTGGAAGACGCGCGTTATGGTTTTGTCTTGGTCAATGCCTGATCTACCTGGCCGGGTTGGCTCCGACGAGCAACAGTGTTCGCGCCAACGAGAGCCCCCTTATCGAACGATTCAAGTCAACGTGGCGAGCGCAAGACGGCGAGACAATTGAACAAATTGTCTCCAACGTCTCGAAGGTGGCACAGTTCGTCCCTCGAATGTGGGGCCTCGCTGAACTTGATCAAGATGACCATGTGTTCGTTTCGTGGACTAGGCACCGGGATGATACATCAGGCGAACAGAATGTTATCACCTGGAAGATCGCGCACGACGGAACCTTTCAACTTGCGTCGACCTATGCAAAGCCGATGGAATTGGGCTGGCGCGCCCTGGCGCTCTCGTTGA is a genomic window of Bradyrhizobium sp. CB1717 containing:
- a CDS encoding nodulate formation efficiency C protein, coding for MKPDRPTVMRKISGRRALWFCLGQCLIYLAGLAPTSNSVRANESPLIERFKSTWRAQDGETIEQIVSNVSKVAQFVPRMWGLAELDQDDHVFVSWTRHRDDTSGEQNVITWKIAHDGTFQLASTYAKPMELGWRALALSLIASEVKDGERDANLRFLHDPSNFNFVTTTQGRLGDLLRQGRCTIVEPVGVDYLPKQNDKPTEKGDLWRVLLLVNCDIAGPRFFTHNGVITFEKSEGQDWKPQSSFAKRIAAFPPGSWFARIEPKDREEQGDESPR
- a CDS encoding hemerythrin domain-containing protein, with translation MIIDLLLREHRNIELLLAALQRELEIFERGVRPDYEVIRAIISYFEVYPELYHHPQEDLIFFKLKARDPDAAAIVGDLALEHQEVVDRLHHFARAIDAILADRELFRQDVGDIIRDFIVRERRHMMWEERDFFPAALKALSAQEWTQIASAVTDDGDPLFSETAAATSDALRAHILQLEQEAEAERSSVAFSSAKAGNP
- the fixJ gene encoding response regulator FixJ; its protein translation is MIGRRILVIDDDAAMRDSLAFLLDVNGFYVATYETATAFLNDVASGPVDCIVSDIRMPGMSGLELVGKVKANRVNCPVVLITGHSDVSLAVEAMKAGAVDFLEKPFVEEVLLRAINSALEARPTKPADDAAKLQAEARLAGLSSRERDVLQGLLAGKINKVIAHDLGISPRTVEVYRANLMAKTSVRSMSELMRIAITAGL
- the metE gene encoding 5-methyltetrahydropteroyltriglutamate--homocysteine S-methyltransferase; this translates as MSLLSLPVATLGTPRIGPRRELKLALESYWAGKSSEQQLLEDAAGLRAANWARQKSIGVTVIPSNDFSLYDQVLDTSVMVGAIPEIYASKAESVSLKTYFAMARGSQCDDRDANCGHGPRGFGAPAQEMTKWFDTNYHYMVPEFHRGQTFRLCSRKPIEEYEEAKALGFQTRPVLIGPVTFLKLGKSPDPAFQPLSLLDELIQAYIEVLQELGKRGANWVQFDEPCLVLDLDERGRQSLRHAYDRLAKEVPAIKILVASYFGDLGDNLNTALSLPVAGLHLDLVRAPQLLDQISAGGRSDLVMSLGVVDGRNVWRSNLSSLRQRLEPAIAKLGKDRVQIAPSCSLLHVPVDVELETGLASDVKSWLAFAVQKMRELAILARALAGDQNVAPALAESECAATVRRTSPKIRDANVAVRMKAIDQTMRRRASPFARRAEIQSNRFGLPAFPTTTIGSFPQTTEVRNARAAHARGAISDEQYDRFLKEETARAVRWQEDIGLDVLVHGEFERNDMVQYFGEHLAGFAFTRNGWVQSYGSRCVRPPILFGDVVRPKPITVDWWRYAQSLTRKPMKAMLTGPVTILNWSFVRDDIPRSEVCRQIALAIRDEVRDLENAGATMIQIDEAALREGMPLRRSEWTAYLDWAVDCFSICSSGVADETQIHTHMCYSEFNDIIGAIAAMDADVISIETSRSKMELLDAFRNYEYPNQIGPGVYDIHSPRVPEAGEMKELMALAQTRLQDSQLWVNPDCGLKTRKWEEVRPALANMVAAARQLRAAFDLQGR